The Microbacterium sp. Nx66 genome contains a region encoding:
- the phnE gene encoding phosphonate ABC transporter, permease protein PhnE has product MTAPLTAVPARPRRPWLLVGWGLVTAVIVLAFWSIDISWARLADLPAEIVRYTVLMFGDPNWEKLPEALGQTWRSIEMAWVGTVLGILLATPLSLLAARGFGPVWLRNLLRGLFSLIRAVPEIIIAIVILSVTGLTPFTGALALALNGIGTLGKWGYEAVEAVPRGPIEAAHAAGGSTLQVLRWGVWPQAEPAFWSFWLYRFEINVRSSAVLGLIGVGGIGDMLTSYTQYREWSTVGVLLIVVVTVTMLIDAVSGAIRRRIMEGARARVRP; this is encoded by the coding sequence ATGACCGCGCCCCTCACCGCCGTCCCCGCCCGGCCTCGGCGCCCCTGGCTCCTCGTCGGATGGGGCCTCGTGACCGCCGTGATCGTGCTGGCCTTCTGGTCGATCGACATCTCCTGGGCGCGCCTCGCCGATCTCCCGGCGGAGATCGTCCGCTACACCGTGCTCATGTTCGGCGACCCGAACTGGGAGAAGCTCCCCGAGGCCCTGGGGCAGACCTGGCGGAGCATCGAGATGGCCTGGGTCGGCACGGTGCTCGGCATCCTCCTCGCGACACCCCTGAGCCTGCTGGCCGCTCGCGGCTTCGGACCGGTCTGGCTGCGCAATCTGCTTCGCGGGCTGTTCTCGCTCATCCGCGCGGTCCCGGAGATCATCATCGCGATCGTGATCCTCTCGGTGACAGGGCTCACACCCTTCACGGGAGCCTTGGCGCTCGCACTCAACGGCATCGGCACCCTCGGCAAATGGGGCTATGAGGCCGTCGAAGCCGTGCCCCGTGGCCCCATCGAGGCGGCACACGCGGCCGGCGGCAGCACTCTCCAGGTGCTGCGATGGGGAGTGTGGCCACAGGCGGAACCGGCGTTCTGGTCGTTCTGGCTCTACCGCTTCGAGATCAACGTGCGCTCGTCGGCCGTCCTCGGCCTCATCGGCGTCGGCGGCATCGGTGACATGCTCACCTCCTACACCCAGTACCGTGAGTGGTCGACGGTGGGTGTCCTGCTCATCGTGGTTGTCACGGTGACGATGCTGATCGACGCGGTATCCGGCGCGATCCGCCGCCGGATCATGGAGGGAGCCCGAGCCCGTGTTCGCCCCTAG
- a CDS encoding PucR family transcriptional regulator — protein MAPADPSTLSALLRRRDLDLRLVSTAADLPDGALDRPLRWVHSSDLADPTPFLAEDLVLLTTGTQFDDAEAIAPYVVRLAERGVLGLGFGTDVHRSGTPEELIAACADQGIPLFEVPYRTPFIAVARAHSEAIAAQAYARRTWALDTQRALALAALRPRGLEAIITELGRRLGAWAGMFDAAGDLIVAHPRDALSATVREGLGTRVQEILDRGLEAGQSLTLDAHTFMLFTVGRGGHLRGVLAVAADALDQEARAVVTSVIAMAGLAREQSEQLARGRRRLHTQLLRSLLGDDPGLARRVLGSLPPAPVVVAVTGDAPAEPLLDWWERRRVEHGTPVFLADSEDGVVICVSAADEALLDDAASRFSARVGVSAPEGYDAFSRAHAQALIALRQPGTSGAVRYADTVGSSLLTALATDEARLVAESRLAPLREHDAAHGTALEHALRTWLDHDTRAEQAAAALGIHRHTLRSRVSHAGALLGVDLTTFPARAEVWALLQTARD, from the coding sequence ATGGCCCCCGCCGATCCCTCCACGCTGTCCGCCCTGCTGCGCCGCCGGGATCTCGACCTGCGCCTCGTCTCCACCGCAGCGGATCTGCCGGACGGCGCGCTCGACCGGCCACTGCGCTGGGTGCACAGCTCCGACCTCGCGGACCCGACGCCCTTCCTCGCGGAAGACCTCGTCCTCCTCACCACCGGCACGCAGTTCGACGACGCGGAGGCCATCGCCCCCTACGTCGTCCGCCTCGCCGAGCGCGGCGTGCTGGGGCTCGGATTCGGGACCGACGTGCATCGCTCGGGAACACCGGAAGAGTTGATCGCGGCGTGCGCCGACCAGGGCATCCCCCTGTTCGAGGTGCCGTACCGCACGCCGTTCATCGCCGTGGCCCGCGCGCACTCCGAGGCGATCGCGGCGCAGGCCTACGCCCGGCGCACCTGGGCGCTGGACACCCAGCGCGCCCTCGCCCTCGCCGCCCTCCGGCCGCGCGGGCTCGAGGCGATCATCACCGAACTCGGCCGTCGACTCGGCGCCTGGGCGGGCATGTTCGACGCGGCGGGCGACCTGATCGTCGCCCACCCCCGCGACGCCCTCTCGGCGACTGTCCGGGAAGGGCTCGGGACGCGGGTCCAGGAGATCCTCGACCGCGGACTCGAGGCGGGGCAGTCCCTCACCCTCGATGCGCACACCTTCATGCTCTTCACGGTGGGGCGGGGCGGGCACCTGCGCGGCGTCCTCGCCGTGGCGGCGGACGCCCTCGACCAGGAGGCCAGGGCCGTCGTCACCTCGGTCATCGCGATGGCGGGACTGGCGCGTGAGCAGAGCGAGCAGCTCGCCCGCGGCCGCCGCCGGCTGCACACGCAGCTGCTGCGCTCGCTCCTGGGCGACGACCCCGGCCTCGCGCGCCGTGTCCTCGGCAGCCTTCCGCCCGCCCCCGTGGTGGTGGCGGTGACCGGGGATGCCCCGGCCGAGCCTCTCCTCGACTGGTGGGAGCGCCGACGGGTCGAGCACGGGACGCCCGTCTTCCTCGCGGACTCCGAGGACGGCGTGGTCATCTGCGTGTCAGCGGCCGACGAGGCTCTTCTCGACGACGCGGCCTCGCGCTTCAGCGCCCGCGTCGGCGTCTCGGCCCCGGAGGGGTACGACGCCTTCTCCCGCGCGCACGCCCAGGCGCTCATCGCTCTCCGACAGCCGGGCACGAGCGGCGCCGTCCGGTACGCCGACACGGTCGGATCCAGCCTGCTCACGGCGCTGGCGACGGATGAGGCCCGGCTCGTCGCGGAGTCGCGGCTCGCTCCGCTCCGGGAACACGACGCCGCCCACGGCACCGCGCTCGAACACGCGCTGCGGACCTGGCTCGACCACGACACGCGGGCCGAGCAGGCCGCGGCCGCCCTCGGCATCCACCGGCACACCCTCCGCTCCCGGGTCTCCCATGCCGGCGCCCTCCTCGGGGTCGACCTCACGACCTTCCCCGCCCGGGCCGAGGTGTGGGCCCTCCTGCAGACCGCCCGCGACTGA
- the phnD gene encoding phosphate/phosphite/phosphonate ABC transporter substrate-binding protein, which translates to MRTSPFRRPVLGLAAAGALLTVALAGCSGTTAGADPSAAPAEDPDSLVLALVPSQDQDGLVETAAPLTDYLTEELGIEVTGVVSKDYQAAVEAMGAGQAQIGFLPSLQLWQANDMYDASVVLQTERNGNITYPAQFMTNNPDKYCEDEPVARDGMLFCNGADAMTGPAGLDSIDKVEGAKVAVLGPGSPAGYIYPILALQEAGLDTDADIEQIPVTANDASVLAVYNGDAEVGFSFWDARTIVQKDTPDVGEKVVVFAMTEEIPNDGVALSADLSPELQERITTALEEFSNTEEGSTILESIYSITKLAPADPASLDVVARAAEALGLQ; encoded by the coding sequence ATGCGTACCTCCCCCTTCCGCCGCCCGGTTCTCGGTCTCGCCGCCGCCGGTGCCCTGCTGACCGTCGCGCTCGCCGGGTGCTCCGGCACCACTGCCGGGGCCGACCCGTCCGCCGCCCCCGCCGAGGATCCGGACTCCCTCGTCCTCGCCCTCGTCCCGTCGCAGGACCAGGACGGCCTCGTGGAGACAGCCGCCCCGCTGACCGACTACCTCACGGAAGAGCTCGGGATCGAGGTGACCGGTGTCGTCTCGAAGGACTACCAGGCCGCGGTCGAGGCGATGGGCGCGGGGCAGGCGCAGATCGGCTTCCTGCCGTCGCTGCAGCTCTGGCAGGCGAACGACATGTACGACGCGTCCGTCGTGTTGCAGACCGAGCGCAACGGCAACATCACCTACCCGGCGCAGTTCATGACGAACAACCCCGACAAGTACTGCGAGGACGAGCCGGTCGCGCGTGACGGGATGCTCTTCTGCAACGGCGCCGACGCCATGACCGGACCCGCCGGTCTCGACAGCATCGACAAGGTGGAGGGCGCGAAGGTCGCCGTCCTCGGCCCGGGGTCCCCCGCCGGTTACATCTACCCGATCCTCGCGCTCCAGGAGGCGGGCCTGGACACGGACGCGGACATCGAGCAGATCCCGGTGACTGCGAACGACGCGTCCGTGCTGGCCGTCTACAACGGCGACGCGGAGGTGGGCTTCAGCTTCTGGGACGCCCGCACGATCGTGCAGAAGGACACCCCGGACGTGGGGGAGAAGGTCGTCGTCTTCGCCATGACCGAGGAGATCCCGAACGACGGCGTCGCTCTGTCTGCCGACCTGTCCCCGGAGCTGCAGGAGCGCATCACGACCGCGCTCGAGGAGTTCTCGAACACGGAGGAGGGCTCGACGATCCTGGAGAGCATCTACTCGATCACCAAGCTCGCACCGGCCGACCCCGCGTCGCTCGACGTCGTCGCCCGGGCCGCCGAGGCCCTGGGGCTGCAGTAA
- a CDS encoding PadR family transcriptional regulator, with the protein MSTTRLVVLGAVKQFQPVHGYFLRRELMTWHVDEWAHIQPGSIYNALRALEVDGYVAESGTETEGKRPARTTYRITPAGEVELQRMLRENLWNVAAFDTQAIMTVASFMFVLSRQEVIAGLEHRLIKSDAIITQNGFDVQDTLRSETTPEYVREIFDLSTARLTAEKEWLLTLLERLRAGAYTFAGETAETTPTR; encoded by the coding sequence ATGTCGACCACCCGCCTCGTCGTCCTCGGTGCCGTCAAGCAGTTCCAACCGGTGCACGGCTACTTCCTGCGCCGCGAGCTCATGACCTGGCACGTCGACGAGTGGGCGCACATCCAGCCCGGTTCGATCTACAACGCCCTCCGCGCGCTCGAAGTCGACGGCTACGTGGCGGAGAGCGGCACCGAGACGGAGGGCAAGCGCCCCGCGCGCACCACCTACCGCATCACCCCGGCCGGCGAGGTGGAGCTGCAGCGCATGCTGCGCGAGAACCTCTGGAACGTCGCGGCCTTCGACACCCAGGCGATCATGACCGTGGCCTCGTTCATGTTCGTCCTCAGCCGGCAGGAGGTCATCGCCGGCCTCGAGCACCGGCTCATCAAGAGCGACGCGATCATCACGCAGAACGGCTTCGACGTGCAGGACACCCTGCGCTCGGAGACGACCCCGGAGTACGTGCGCGAGATCTTCGACCTCTCCACCGCCCGACTCACCGCCGAGAAGGAGTGGCTCCTGACGCTGCTGGAGCGGCTGCGTGCCGGAGCGTACACATTCGCCGGCGAGACGGCGGAGACCACCCCTACGCGCTGA
- a CDS encoding ribokinase — MSDSLAGVAVVGSANLDLVVEVSRPPRVGETLLGRAGGRFPGGKGLNQAVAAARAGAVTTFCGVVGADEAGAVLEAALTEAGVDAALRRSASAPTGVAHVLAFDDGDNSILVAAGANGELTPEDAVAGTVGAAVMLTQLEVPFAAVAAALAAAHASGTLTILNAAPAHPAAVDLLPEVDVLVVNETECAELGGVERLLGAGAGAVVLTEGAAGVTLHRPGRPGVHVPAFRIDAVDTTGAGDAFCGALAAGLAQGHDIEHALVRACAAGAIVARHRGATTPALSVTALEALVARR, encoded by the coding sequence GTGTCTGACAGCCTCGCCGGCGTCGCCGTCGTGGGGAGCGCGAACCTCGACCTCGTGGTCGAGGTGTCGCGTCCTCCCCGCGTCGGTGAGACGCTGCTCGGCCGGGCCGGAGGCCGCTTCCCCGGTGGCAAGGGTCTGAACCAGGCTGTCGCCGCGGCCCGCGCGGGAGCCGTGACCACGTTCTGCGGCGTCGTCGGAGCGGACGAGGCCGGCGCCGTTCTGGAGGCGGCGCTGACGGAGGCGGGAGTGGACGCCGCGCTCCGCCGCTCCGCGTCCGCGCCGACCGGGGTCGCGCACGTGCTGGCCTTCGACGACGGCGACAACAGCATCCTCGTGGCGGCGGGGGCGAACGGCGAGCTCACTCCGGAAGACGCCGTGGCCGGGACCGTCGGGGCGGCCGTGATGCTCACTCAGCTCGAGGTGCCCTTCGCCGCGGTCGCCGCCGCCCTGGCCGCCGCACATGCCTCCGGGACCCTCACGATCCTCAACGCCGCCCCCGCGCACCCCGCCGCCGTCGACCTGCTGCCGGAGGTGGACGTGCTGGTCGTGAACGAGACGGAGTGCGCGGAACTCGGCGGCGTCGAGCGGCTCCTCGGCGCCGGCGCCGGGGCGGTCGTGCTCACGGAGGGGGCCGCCGGTGTGACGCTGCATCGGCCAGGGCGCCCCGGCGTGCACGTGCCGGCCTTCCGCATCGACGCCGTCGACACGACGGGAGCCGGGGATGCCTTCTGCGGCGCCCTCGCTGCGGGGCTCGCCCAGGGTCACGACATCGAGCACGCTCTCGTCCGTGCCTGTGCCGCGGGGGCGATCGTCGCCCGTCACCGTGGGGCGACCACTCCGGCGCTGTCCGTCACCGCTCTGGAGGCTCTGGTAGCGCGGCGCTGA
- the phnE gene encoding phosphonate ABC transporter, permease protein PhnE, protein MAPLDVPGRPPGAWKGAAVLAGVVAVTVVMCLPGVGIGVDLDAIARNWQNGADKVLKLLVPDWSFFPRTVPPLIETLQMAVIATALGAAVSLPLSFWAARATNPNTGARLVVRGVLNVVRSVPDLLYAAILVAMVGVGALPGILALVLFNIGIIVKLVSEAIDTNDRGPLEAGRAVGATQMQINRTLALPDAWPAFANQTLYVFELNVRASTVLGLVGAGGMGLLIDAVRTFYRYDQLSLIILEILIVVIVIDVVSDAVRRRLV, encoded by the coding sequence GTGGCACCGCTCGACGTGCCCGGGCGCCCACCCGGTGCCTGGAAGGGAGCCGCTGTCCTGGCGGGTGTGGTCGCCGTGACGGTCGTGATGTGTCTGCCCGGTGTCGGCATCGGAGTCGACCTCGACGCGATCGCGCGCAACTGGCAGAACGGCGCCGACAAGGTGCTGAAGCTGCTGGTGCCCGACTGGTCGTTCTTCCCGCGCACGGTCCCGCCGCTGATCGAGACCTTGCAGATGGCGGTCATCGCCACCGCCCTGGGCGCCGCCGTGTCCTTGCCCCTGAGCTTCTGGGCGGCGCGGGCGACGAACCCGAACACGGGCGCGAGACTGGTCGTGCGCGGGGTCCTCAACGTCGTGCGCAGTGTTCCCGACCTGCTGTACGCCGCCATCCTCGTGGCGATGGTGGGCGTCGGCGCCCTTCCCGGGATCCTGGCGCTGGTCCTGTTCAACATCGGCATCATCGTCAAGCTCGTGTCCGAGGCCATCGACACGAACGACCGCGGGCCCCTCGAGGCCGGCCGGGCCGTGGGCGCGACGCAGATGCAGATCAACCGGACGCTCGCCCTTCCGGACGCCTGGCCCGCCTTCGCGAACCAGACCCTCTACGTCTTCGAGCTCAACGTGCGCGCATCGACCGTGCTCGGACTCGTCGGCGCGGGCGGGATGGGGCTGCTCATCGACGCCGTCCGCACGTTCTACCGCTACGACCAGCTCTCGCTCATCATCCTCGAGATCCTCATCGTGGTGATCGTGATCGACGTGGTCTCCGACGCCGTTCGGCGGAGGCTCGTATGA
- the phnC gene encoding phosphonate ABC transporter ATP-binding protein, with protein sequence MSAPHHPVDAAAPAAASTPWNIRLDDVTVRYPNGTIGLNRVSLEIAAGEMVAVVGLSGSGKSTLIRTINGLVPVTSGTLDVGGHRVSGASPRTLRRLRGDIGMVFQGFNLAGRASVLHNVLVGRLAHTPLWRTLLGAYPEVDRQRAYHALDRVGILPKLHARASDLSGGQQQRVAIARALAQEPRVVLADEPVASLDPPTAHGVMNDLRRINRDLGITVLVNLHLLDLAREYGARMIGMRAGEIVYDGPAAGASDADFEGIYGRSLTSDDRLDA encoded by the coding sequence TTGTCCGCTCCGCATCACCCGGTGGACGCCGCGGCTCCGGCCGCGGCGTCCACGCCGTGGAACATCCGTCTCGACGATGTGACGGTGCGCTATCCGAACGGCACGATCGGGTTGAACCGCGTCTCACTGGAGATCGCCGCGGGCGAGATGGTCGCCGTCGTCGGGCTCTCCGGCTCGGGGAAGTCGACTCTCATCCGCACGATCAACGGCCTGGTGCCGGTCACGTCCGGCACCCTCGACGTCGGCGGGCATCGCGTCAGCGGCGCCTCCCCGCGCACGCTGCGCCGGCTCCGGGGGGACATCGGCATGGTCTTCCAGGGCTTCAACCTCGCCGGTCGCGCCAGCGTGCTGCACAACGTGCTCGTCGGGCGTCTCGCCCACACGCCGCTGTGGCGCACACTCCTCGGTGCCTATCCTGAGGTTGACCGGCAGCGCGCGTACCACGCGCTCGACCGGGTCGGGATCCTGCCCAAGCTGCACGCGCGGGCCTCCGATCTCTCCGGCGGCCAGCAGCAGCGCGTCGCGATCGCCCGCGCTCTGGCGCAGGAGCCTCGCGTCGTCCTGGCGGACGAGCCGGTGGCGAGCCTCGACCCGCCCACGGCGCACGGCGTGATGAACGACCTGCGGCGCATCAACCGCGATCTCGGCATCACGGTGCTCGTCAACCTCCACCTGCTCGACCTCGCCCGTGAATACGGCGCCCGGATGATCGGCATGCGCGCGGGCGAGATCGTCTACGACGGCCCCGCCGCCGGTGCCTCGGACGCGGACTTCGAGGGCATCTACGGCCGGTCGCTCACCTCGGACGATCGGCTGGACGCGTGA
- a CDS encoding riboflavin kinase gives MSGPAPRVLSGLVVPGDGRGRLLGFPTANLALSERLLPDDGIYAAWALLPGDDRRWEATASIGVNPTFCGDRARRLEVHLHDIDRDLYGQLLSVELVALLRPTLRFDGVAELVARTAADVAASRRLLAAERRTFARR, from the coding sequence GTGAGCGGACCGGCGCCCCGGGTGCTCTCCGGCCTGGTCGTCCCCGGCGACGGTCGCGGTCGGCTGCTCGGCTTCCCGACCGCGAATCTCGCCCTGTCCGAGCGGCTGCTGCCCGACGATGGGATCTATGCGGCGTGGGCGCTTTTGCCCGGCGACGACCGGCGGTGGGAGGCGACGGCGAGCATCGGCGTCAATCCGACGTTCTGTGGCGACCGGGCGCGGCGTCTCGAGGTGCACCTCCACGACATCGATCGCGACCTCTACGGGCAGCTGCTGTCGGTCGAGCTCGTCGCGCTGCTCCGGCCGACGCTCCGTTTCGATGGGGTCGCGGAGCTCGTCGCCCGGACCGCCGCGGATGTCGCGGCCTCGCGGCGGCTTCTCGCCGCGGAGCGGCGCACGTTCGCGAGGCGCTGA
- a CDS encoding flavin reductase family protein, with protein sequence MTTAVTDALPRDRALRRAFSVYPTGVVALAAHVEDRAVGMAVNSFTSISLEPALVAVSAARTSKTWPVLRAVPELGMSVLAAHHEPLSRSLSAREGDRFGGHAWHRSEGGAVLIDDAALWLTCRLHSTFDGGDHEIALYEIQDVTLFDGVEPLVFHQSRYRAISPAGDV encoded by the coding sequence ATGACCACTGCCGTGACCGACGCCCTGCCGCGGGACCGCGCTCTCCGTCGCGCCTTCTCCGTCTACCCGACCGGTGTGGTCGCGCTGGCCGCGCACGTCGAGGACCGCGCCGTCGGTATGGCGGTCAACTCCTTCACCTCGATCTCGTTGGAGCCCGCCCTCGTCGCCGTCAGCGCCGCGCGCACCTCGAAGACGTGGCCCGTGCTGCGCGCCGTCCCCGAACTGGGGATGAGTGTCCTCGCGGCGCACCATGAGCCGCTCAGCCGCTCCCTGTCCGCGCGCGAAGGCGACCGGTTCGGCGGCCACGCGTGGCATCGCTCGGAGGGTGGGGCCGTGCTGATCGACGACGCCGCGCTCTGGCTCACGTGCCGGCTGCACAGCACGTTCGACGGTGGCGACCACGAGATCGCGCTCTACGAGATCCAGGATGTGACGCTCTTCGACGGCGTCGAGCCGCTCGTGTTCCACCAGAGCCGTTACCGCGCCATCTCGCCCGCCGGAGACGTGTGA
- a CDS encoding HAD family hydrolase, giving the protein MTTILLFDFDGTIALGDGPVLAYARHVATALGASERFVDDVRVALAVAGPDAVDGYDVVRRAADSFGADGAVLSAAYLASRAQLATAAAPVTVPSGLVEFLRTAGPVAERVLVTNAPALRLPEALEHLGLAGLFDRIVTDARKPAGMEKVLDALPPDARILSIGDMWRNDLAPAHARGHATALIGGFADPAATPTFRAADFATLAPQLEAWLRATDSSVPSTSHTLTTEG; this is encoded by the coding sequence GTGACCACCATCCTCCTCTTCGACTTCGACGGCACGATCGCGCTCGGCGACGGCCCTGTCCTCGCCTACGCCCGACATGTGGCCACCGCGCTGGGCGCGTCGGAGCGGTTCGTCGACGACGTCCGCGTCGCGCTCGCCGTCGCGGGCCCCGACGCCGTCGACGGGTACGACGTCGTCCGCCGCGCGGCGGACAGCTTCGGCGCCGACGGTGCCGTGCTCAGCGCGGCCTACCTGGCGAGCCGCGCCCAGCTCGCCACGGCTGCGGCTCCGGTCACGGTCCCGAGCGGCCTGGTCGAGTTCCTTCGGACCGCCGGCCCCGTAGCGGAGCGCGTGCTGGTGACCAACGCCCCCGCCCTGCGTCTTCCGGAGGCTCTGGAGCACCTCGGGCTCGCGGGACTGTTCGACCGCATCGTGACCGATGCCCGCAAGCCCGCCGGGATGGAGAAGGTCCTCGATGCGCTGCCGCCCGATGCCCGCATCCTGAGCATCGGCGACATGTGGCGAAACGATCTCGCTCCCGCACACGCCCGCGGTCACGCCACCGCGCTGATCGGGGGCTTCGCCGACCCGGCAGCGACCCCGACCTTCCGCGCGGCCGACTTCGCCACTCTCGCACCGCAGCTCGAGGCTTGGCTGCGGGCCACCGACTCCTCCGTTCCGTCCACTTCACACACCCTCACCACCGAAGGATGA
- a CDS encoding amino acid deaminase translates to MSELAALMHAADRAATSTPVAAQSAIDALPWLDASLRADRDARRFAAWGRSTAVDENTGTGVIAPALFDELHRRAGLPATWPVGNAGLLHCYGYLLSREPTPYGLKSDRWLTPALPVACGLPEDAFLPWLPGPTLLARATAAAAALSAGLHGSTVAVAGRESRVSLSASEGPAALAYAVAPSPGLPPLPVTLFPVTDAAAILTEFPALPRLRWNAA, encoded by the coding sequence GTGTCCGAACTCGCTGCCCTCATGCACGCCGCCGACCGCGCCGCGACCAGCACCCCGGTCGCCGCGCAGAGCGCGATCGACGCGTTGCCCTGGCTCGATGCCTCACTCCGGGCTGATCGCGATGCGAGGCGCTTCGCCGCGTGGGGCCGGTCGACCGCCGTCGACGAGAACACCGGCACGGGCGTCATCGCGCCCGCCCTGTTCGACGAACTCCACCGGCGCGCGGGCCTGCCGGCGACCTGGCCGGTCGGTAACGCCGGGCTCCTGCACTGCTACGGCTACCTGCTCTCGCGGGAGCCCACCCCCTACGGCCTCAAGAGCGACCGCTGGCTGACCCCGGCGCTGCCTGTCGCCTGCGGACTCCCCGAGGACGCCTTCCTCCCCTGGCTCCCCGGTCCGACGCTCCTGGCCCGAGCGACCGCCGCGGCCGCCGCCCTGTCCGCAGGCCTGCACGGATCCACGGTCGCCGTCGCCGGCCGCGAGAGTCGGGTCTCTCTGAGCGCGTCGGAGGGGCCGGCGGCCCTGGCCTACGCGGTCGCACCATCCCCGGGGCTCCCCCCGCTCCCGGTCACGCTCTTCCCCGTGACCGACGCGGCGGCGATCCTCACCGAGTTCCCCGCGCTGCCGCGACTCCGCTGGAACGCGGCGTAG
- a CDS encoding MurR/RpiR family transcriptional regulator codes for MFAPSAPPTVRIAAVRNTLQPAERRVAELILDSADAVVEWTAQELADRAGVGRATVVRACQGFGYRGYPQLRVALAAELGGGSGDAAVDHGPGVLGRMRGEIDRVAASLPVLASLLDPATVDAAVAATSSARRVLVLANGLSSPIASDLAMRLTAAGRPAEFIADAIAQQIAARHLTEQDVCVIVSGSGANEASLRVATAAARGGATVIALTSFASSALTDAASLSLVITPAGVSFREELQHASRVAFLVFAEVFAAAVTSARGDAAVQARAHALEVVSDNLDG; via the coding sequence GTGTTCGCCCCTAGCGCTCCGCCGACCGTGCGCATCGCCGCGGTCCGCAACACCTTGCAGCCCGCGGAGCGGCGGGTGGCCGAGCTCATCCTGGACTCCGCCGACGCCGTCGTGGAGTGGACAGCGCAGGAGCTCGCCGACCGGGCGGGTGTCGGCCGCGCCACCGTCGTCCGTGCGTGCCAGGGCTTCGGCTACCGCGGCTACCCGCAGCTCCGGGTCGCGCTGGCCGCCGAGCTCGGCGGGGGGAGCGGTGACGCTGCGGTCGATCACGGGCCGGGTGTGCTGGGGCGGATGCGCGGTGAGATCGACCGTGTCGCGGCGTCCCTCCCCGTGCTGGCGAGTCTCCTGGACCCGGCGACCGTCGACGCGGCAGTCGCCGCGACCTCTTCCGCGCGACGTGTGCTGGTCCTGGCGAACGGTCTCTCGTCGCCGATCGCGAGCGATCTGGCGATGCGGCTCACGGCGGCAGGGCGACCGGCGGAGTTCATCGCCGACGCCATCGCCCAGCAGATCGCGGCCCGGCATCTCACGGAGCAGGACGTGTGCGTCATCGTCAGCGGGTCCGGAGCCAATGAGGCGAGCCTGCGTGTCGCGACCGCCGCCGCCCGCGGCGGTGCGACGGTGATCGCACTCACCTCGTTCGCGTCCTCCGCGCTGACCGACGCGGCCTCCCTGTCGCTCGTCATCACCCCGGCCGGGGTGAGCTTCCGCGAAGAGCTGCAGCACGCCTCCCGCGTCGCCTTCCTCGTGTTCGCCGAGGTCTTCGCGGCCGCGGTCACCTCCGCGCGCGGCGACGCCGCCGTCCAGGCTCGGGCACACGCTCTCGAAGTGGTCTCCGACAACCTCGACGGCTGA